DNA from Brassica napus cultivar Da-Ae chromosome C4, Da-Ae, whole genome shotgun sequence:
TGCAGAGTTAGCAGTCAAGTCGGTGGTCTTGGGAAATGGACTGACGCCATCTGCAGCTGATGTTGCTGTCTTTGCAGCTTTGCATTCTTCAGTGGTAATGGACTGTTATGATGTTCTTGTTATCTGTTGTTTTAATGACATCTTTGTTTTGCTGACTTGGTGTGTTACTCAGCTTGGTCTCTCAGATTCAGACAAGGAGAAGATCCCACATGTCATAAGATGGATGAACTACATCCAGGTTTGTCAAGCTAGTCTGTAAATACTATGGAGTTAACAACACACCTTGTGTCTGTATAATTAGCCACTGTGTTTGTAATTGCTGCTTGCTATGTCTTTTACAGATTAAAGAAGAGTTGACAACATTGTTTGGACCAATCTCTGTGAAGTTACCACAGTTTGACTTCGAGGTACCAAAAAGTGTCGTCAAGGTGGATACAAAGAAAGCTGCAGAGAGTCCAAAGCCTGTTGACAAGTCAGAAGCTCAGCCAAGCACAAAGAAAACTGAGCCTGAGGTAATTAAGTTTGTACTTTGAAGTTGGATTCATTTGATTGTGAGTATGTTACATGTTGTAGAGAATCTCTGATGTTTCAACGGTTTTTGTTTGGTCCAGGAGCCGAAGAAAAAGGCTGCAAAGGAGAAGGATgccaagaaagaaaagaagaagcctGCTGAAGCAGCAGCACCAGCACCAGCTAACAAAGAGACAGAGCTTAGTGTCAGTCTGCTAAATATTCAGGTCGGTTTGATTCGCAAAGCATGGAAACACCCGTCGGCAGACAGGTTTGTGATCAAAACACTTCAATCTTGTGGCTCTGTTGGGAGTCTTCTAATATGTTAGGACTGGTCTTATGCAGTTTGCTGGTGGAAGAAATAGATGTTGGAGAGGGTAAAGTGAGGCAAGTCGTTAGTGGCTTAGCTAAATTCTGCAGTCCTGATGATCTAACGGTAATAGTGATGCATTGTTGTTGTATTAGTCTTGAATTTTAAAGCTTACTTATCTATTGTTTGTTGGTTGATGcattgtgatgatgatgaagaaccgTCTTGTTGCGCTCATCACAAATGTCAAACCTGGAAAGCTAAGAGATGTAATGTCAGAAGGACTGGTAAGAGTTTTATTCTATCAACGATCAGATTATTGCTTAACTCTCAGTTCTCTCACACTTGTTCTTCTTTTCGCTACAGGTTCTTTGTGCTTCAAATGAAGATCACTCGGTTGTGGAGCCGTTGCTACCACCTGCTGGAGCTAAACCAGGAGAGCGTGTTT
Protein-coding regions in this window:
- the LOC106396792 gene encoding tRNA-aminoacylation cofactor arc1 produces the protein MDSKTKQMILSALCKHFSVDPIGLGGSDENDVKTLYSNVVKASGKELSSQNNEEVLKWMEYAEGLSKDCFAALEKLNAELAVKSVVLGNGLTPSAADVAVFAALHSSVLGLSDSDKEKIPHVIRWMNYIQIKEELTTLFGPISVKLPQFDFEVPKSVVKVDTKKAAESPKPVDKSEAQPSTKKTEPEEPKKKAAKEKDAKKEKKKPAEAAAPAPANKETELSVSLLNIQVGLIRKAWKHPSADSLLVEEIDVGEGKVRQVVSGLAKFCSPDDLTNRLVALITNVKPGKLRDVMSEGLVLCASNEDHSVVEPLLPPAGAKPGERVSFSGVEGKAEEVLNPKKKQLEKITPHLYTDESGVATYKGIPFMTSAGPCTSTIPKATIK